AGGGATTCATGGAGATATAGGGACATCCACTGTAATAGTTAACTACATTCCAGCACTTTTAAAACTACCTCCGGGACTTCACTCAACGAGAGATCTTCCCTTGCCTCATTTTACTATATGATTAGAAACCACCGAGAATATCCGCTATAGACTTTGAAAGAGTCTTTAACTCAAATCTTATAAGACCAAGCTTAGCCTCCTTGTGTAATACAGCAAGAAGGGCAGAGGATTGATTGAGATTTACTATAACTATATAACCTTCTGTGCCTCTTGTAATAATCTCCTCAAATGTTCCCTTCCTAAAATCCTCTATTGCTCTCTCACCAAGCATTATAAGAGATGCAGAAACTGCTGCTGTTTTCTCCTCCTCTTCAACTGGAAGAGTAGAGGAAATAGGAAGTCCATCTTTACTCACCA
This DNA window, taken from Caldisericia bacterium, encodes the following:
- a CDS encoding roadblock/LC7 domain-containing protein, with product KKEERAMINDVGGTIKQKLNELMEKDKSIESLVVVSKDGLPISSTLPVEEEEKTAAVSASLIMLGERAIEDFRKGTFEEIITRGTEGYIVIVNLNQSSALLAVLHKEAKLGLIRFELKTLSKSIADILGGF